From the genome of Bos javanicus breed banteng chromosome 20, ARS-OSU_banteng_1.0, whole genome shotgun sequence:
GTTGGGACATACCTGTCCACCCCATAAAACCATCACCAGGCATATACACAAGCTAGTATTTCAGAAGTGAAACAGGTTTGTTTTAACCCCCTTACATGTAAGAGAGAAGCCtgcaatgttcatcgcagcactgtttataatagccaggacatggaagcaacctagatgtccatcagcagatgaatggataagaaagctgtggtacatatacacaatggagtattactctgctgttaaaaagaatacatttgaatcagttctaatgaggtggatgaaactggagcctattatacagagtgaagccagaaagaaaaacaccaatacagtatactaatgcatatatatggaatttagaaagatggtaacgacaaccctgtatgcaagacagcaaaagagacacagatgtatagaacagtcttttggactctgtgggagagggaggatgatttgggagaatggcattaaaacatttataatatcgtataagaaatgaatcaccagcccaggttcgatgcaggatacaggaagcttgggtctggtgcactgggatgacccagagggatagtatggggagggaggtgggaagggggttcaggatggggaacatgtgtacacccgtggcagattcatgttgatgtatggcaaaaccaatacaatattgtaaagaaaaaagaagtgactTAAAAGccctcagtccctcagtcatcaGTGCAAAACTGGAACAGGAATCCAGTCACTGTAAAGGCCGGTTTCGTGTCTGCTTTCAGTCCACAGCTACCATGAATGTGTTTACAAACAGATAAAATAACCTTCAGTGGTTTCACCACTTACCTGCATGTTATCTATCTATAAGACCTTATGATTCTCTTCTACCCAGCCTTTAAGTTCAAATCCATTTATTGTTTTACAATGTATTTCATtcaaaatgtgacttttaattaatCACATCCTCATTTTTTTAAGAGTATATCTCCGTAGACTGACACTGATCcagctcattttttaaacaaataacctTGAAGATCCTGCTTTATTCTTCTATCCAAATATACCCAAGAAAACTCCCAATAATTGTTCTGTTCTCTACTGAGGCAATGACCCAGGAGCAGGGAAGGGTAATGGTGGTAAAAAGAAAACCAGTAGTCTTCATGACttcattttaattgtttaacTTTATTACTGTTGCACCATTTATACAATTACATATAATTTCAATGCATccattgtacatttttttttgtttttgttttttttttaatttttatgtttttccattttccaatGAGTGGTGTGTTGGTGTCTGTGACACAGAATGGAAGAGAAAACTGGAACTGCAATGAACGCagactttttttatttattttttttcatttccactgaCCAATAAACAGAACTACAGGTGCACCCAACCACGGACATGCATTAACTCGTCATGAGAAATCTAGGGAGGCTAAGTAGGATGAGAGAATGTTTGTTATTCCCAAAAAGACCGGGGGAGGAAAAATGGAGTATTGGCATCAAGATACATGTGGACAGGCTACGGTGGGCTGTCTGAAAGTTGGCATTCAtccacaacattaaaaaaatatcaaaataagaaaagctgtaaatgaaaaagaaaacacagaaaatactgCTTTCATAAACATCTGATTGCCTTGGCACAGCCCTGCGGGCAGAATCAAAcgcctcactccccaccccccgccccttgcAGAAAGACAAGATGTTCAGATCTTAGTGGCAGGAGCGCGTGTGACAGCAGTTCAGGTACAAAAGATGTACTGCACTTTCAGACATTGATCTTGAAAATCCAGGGCTGATTGGTAGAGTTGACTGAAGGTATATTAGATATTTCCCCACAAAAATACTATTTGgattctccccaccccctccctccctttgATGGGACCACATCCTTATTCTTGGGCAATACATATGATTACTTCCGATTTGAAACAAGTTAgtataggagagagagagacagagagagagatagagagacaaGAGAGACAGGTCGTCGTTAAgctgtattcttttttctttctttccataggCTGTCCTTTGTTACTCTTTCACTGCTACGGTTTGATCGGAATTAGCTGCCGGGGTCTCGGCAGGTTTGACCTCGTCTGCGGGGGCTGCGGGGGCCTGAGCCTTGGGCGTGGAACTCGGCGCTTCCGTGGCTGCCGGCGTCTCCTTGGAGGATGGGGCAGCCTCAGTGCTGCTGGGTTTTGAGTCTGAAGCTGGGGCCCCGTCACTTTTCGTCTCCTGCGCGGCAGGAGCGGCGGGAGCCTCAGTCTTTGTGGCGTCCCCTCCCTCCTTGCTCTTGTCATCCTTGGTGGGGGCCGCAGGCTCTGCTGCCTCAGCCTCCGAAGCTTTGGGGGCGTCGCCGCCAGTGGAGGGGCCTGAGGCAGCCGCCGGCTCCTGCTCAGCATCTTTGGGGGGCTCTGGCTTGCCCTCGGCCCCCTCCGTCGGCTCAGGCTCTGCCTTCGGGGCATCTTCCTTGGCCGCCTCGGCATCTTTCTCGCCTTCCTTGTCTTCGGGCTTGGTGGTGTCCTGGGCATCCTTCTCCGGCTTCTCCTCTTTGCCCTCCTTCACCTCTGGGGTCTCGGCAGCAGCCTGGGCCTCATTCTCCTTTGGGGTTCCCTCCTCTTCTGTCCCAGCCCCTTCAGCCTTCTTGTCTTTGTCCTTGGCCTTCTCATCATTCACATTGTACCCCTTCTTCTTCTTGCTCAGTTTGCCTCCCATCTTGGAGTTCTGTAACAACACgacataaaacaaaacaagaaagagtTACTCGAGGCTGTAGACAGAATGTCtgtgtccccccaaattcatgGGTTGACATTCTAAACCCccaggtgatggtattaggaagcggggtggggtgggtgacCTTGCAGAGGTGATTAGGACATGTGGGTGGGGCCCTCATGGACAGATTAGCACCCTCATAGAAGCAACCCCGGCACAGACCTCTCTGGCCCCCTTCCCCATGTGCCCTCGAAGCCAAGAACCAGCCCCCTATAATCTCAAAGCAGGTCCTCACCAGATACCAAATCTGCCCACATCTTGATCTAGGACTTCCCACCCtagcagaactgtgagaaatcaatTGTTATTGTTTACAagccactctgctgctgctgctaagtcgcttcagtcgtgtccgactctgtgcgaccccatagaaggcagcccaccaggctcccccatccctgggattctccaggcaagaacactggagtgggttgccatttccttctccagtgcatgaaagtgaaaagtgaaagtgaagtcgctcagtcacatccgactcttagtgaccccatggactgcagcctaccaggctcctccgtccatgggattttccaggcaagagtactggagtggggtgccactgccttctccgacaagcCACTCAATCTATGGTAATTAGCTACAGCAGCGCTAAGATGCTTCtcaaatataaaaactgaaagagGCTTCTATTTACAAAGTAAAGAGTTCAGAACACTACTGAACCATGCACCTTAGAATGGTAAACGCAGTAAATCATATGTTACAAGTATTTCATCacagttaataaaataaaatttaaacaatgaaTCATTTAAAGTATCTGATCAGTAGTAAGCCAAGGACATACCCAGCTAAAATCAAACAACAGTGATTTAAAAGACTAAGACTGTCAACTGCAAAGAGAAACGGAGCCACTATTTGTGGATCTGCTTCCTCATGTCCAGCTCAGACCCCAAGGACGGAACAAAATGGCAGTCACAGCCGTTTTAGATTTCTGGGGGAGCTAGTGAAAGGTGTCATGGTTTTAAAACACATTCCAGAGAAATGACACAGctggaaaaaaatcacacagatctcaaatttcaagaaaataatcTCAAGCTTCAAACTCCACTATTCGTATATGCACTCACATCTTCAAAGACCAAAGGCAAGGAGGATTTGGTCTATCTCAGTATTAAGAAGGACCCATTAAAGGAAAACTATTGCTCAGAAAAGAGTGTCACCGGTTACATTTGGTTTGTTAATTGTGTCAGACTTGTATTCATTGCTTTTGAAGGTATTTTTGGCTTAAAAGAAATAGTTTCATAGTAATATAACAATGTCCTTCATGATCAATTTCCTGATGCGAATTCAAACTAGATACTCAAATTTAATGGTCATTAACGGCCTTTTCCCTCAAAGGTAAGTCTCCAACTCCCTGGAGGCTGACACTGACTCTGGTGTAAGAACCTGTGAGTGTACTTGATCCTGAATCTTTCTCCTCTGGTACTGAAGCATTCATCCAAATCAATAATCAGGTATAAATTTAGTTCAGATATATTTTTATGGCATCATGTATCAATGGGAATCCACTGAAATGTTGCTCTTTAGAGGCAAATTGATTGCTTTTCCTTGATGAAGTGTGGCAAAAATCACATGGCAATAttctctttcttccccacaaacAAGTTCAGGAGaaaagacagagaggagagaaCGTATACGGTGTCCCCACACACAGGGGGCACCTCTGGTTCTGTTTCAGGTCAGAACTGACCCCTGGCAGAATTATATTGtactctgtgatttttttttttttaagtattttccattTAGAATAGAAAATTTTCTGCTTATTCATTCCATTCCTTGGACTCATGATTCAGGACAGTGATAACCTACATTTATCTTATTTAAGAGCCGGGTGTTAGATACAAAAGTGCTATTCTTCAGTCAAAATCTGTCTCACCATGATGTACGTGAACTTCCTGTCCGGAATGACTTTAATAgttggggaggggaaaaaaagcaataaacCAAAAGATGACGAAAATACTGTTCCTGTTCTCAAAGAAGACCTTTATTATGTTATCAAAGTAAGAATTTCTCTtatacacatttctttttcaaaggGGAGTGACTTTGGTCATAACCTACTTCAGACATCTGACAgactatatttaatttaatttttggttatttttcccTCAGAAATGAATGCAAGCATATATGGcaaaaaaactttaaatgcaCCTTTATCCCCTAAGCAATcacaaaacaataaatgaaaatatgaaaaaataaactggagcagtattttaaattacagtttaAACTCTTTCACTGAATTCTAAATTACCCAGTATGCATGTATGAATGGTGCATGTCAAAATGTCAACTCTGATATTTCAAGATATTTTGGTACATTAggttagagctgctgctgctgctaagtcacttcagtcgtgtccgaccccgtgcgaccccatagacggcagcccaccaggctcccctgtccctgggattctccaggcaagaacactggagtgggttgccatttccttctccaatgcgtgaaagtgaaaagagaaatcgaagtcgctcagttgtgtctgactcttagtgaccccatggactgcagtccaccaggctccactgtccatgggattttccaggcaagagtactgcagtggggtgccattgccttctccagctaagAAACAGAAAACCTGACAGGTCTGCCTGTAGGATCTTCTCCCAATTCCATAAAAGAAACCCATGAACCAACTTAGACAGTACAGAAGACAAAGTATAAATGTGGTGGGCATATGACCATAACCAAGTGTCCTCTCTGAAATACACAGCATGAAATTGTATACAGCTGTCCCTAGAGACTTAGAGTCATATTAGTTTACAAACCTAAAATCTACTTTACTAAAATTGGTGTTCTGAAACACAATTAGGACCAATCCTATTCTTTGTTTCTGGGCAGGAAATGAACGTACTTAATCAAATTCTAAGTAAGAAAGTATGTCTCAATTCCTACTGGTCTTTGAAAGTTAATAAACACTATAACTTTTTGCAAATTTTCCTATGTTAGTTATAGTGAGGTATCAGAGGGAGTCTTACAGAATTTTCTAGAACACTGGAAAAGCAGAACAGTCTGATTATTTCTCAAGAAAATATGGGTGAAAAGCTTGCTAACAACCAGGGATAAATTAGAATTCTAATTTCAAGTCTATTATCTGTTTCCAGGGATCCAGGAGCAACCCTAATCCCAAATATGTTAATCTTCTCAACAGCACCATGAGATCATAAGTATACCATTAGTATCTTCCTTTTATCCCTATCCAAATTCTAACTAGCTGAGTTCATGGAGCAGTGTCATAAAAGAAAAAGGCCAAGTCCTACAAAACTAGGTGAGGCAGGATGGCATGGTCTAGGTCGTCATAGAGAAGTCTACTGAGAAACTAGCAAGTGGGCAAAGTTCTCCTCTCAGGAAGGGTACCCATCCTGAGTCACAAGGTTGGTGCTGATCTAGGGTGACTCAAGACCCAAGATGTTGGCATGATTAGGACAAATTTCAGATTTTCTGGTACCCTCTGTCCCTGTAACTTTTTATCATCCCATTTGCTAATGGAGCTTTGTATCaaaatcctaaagaaataagGGGTGGTGggcatatattttttctgttatttctatcacttataattttgaaagaaatcagTTGTTGTAGAAATTCAGAAGTGTGcacttctaaattaaaaaaaaaaaaaaacagttaaacacacacacaagcctatCAACTAGTAATCCATCCTGGAAGGTAAAACCCAAatctttccctgatagctcagttgggaaagagtctgcctgcaatgcaggagacgctggttcgggaagacctgctggagaagggataggctacccactctaatattctggcctagagaatttcatggcctgtatagcccatggggtcacaaagagtcggacgcaactgagcaactttcactttcaagctataATGAAAGGGCTAGGCGACCTTTGCATTTCTCCACATTGGGACATTTACCAGCCACTGAGTGACACAGCAGGAAAACTCAGACCTGTGCACTGAACTATGCTCTCCATGTTGATATGACAACCAAACACTAAAGTTGATTTATTAGTTACAACATCTCAGAGGAAAGCAAACTCAGGAGTTGTCCTTGGAAATTACAAAAGAATTCTATGTTACAAGGGCCAAAACTACGGACTGATGGCTTCAAACTGGCCTAGAAAACAACTGCTGATCAACAGCAAGAGAGAGAAACTTCACTGTTTTTAATCTTGAGATGTTGGACAGGAATCACTTCATGCAGACGTTGCACGTGCCATTTCATGAGCCTGCAATAAGTGCTAGTTCTTTCCCCCATCATTTAATTCTGCAATTCTTAGATAATCATGTGCTTGTAAACTGTAGGAGAATAGTAGGGCACAggttccacacacacacaagatccaGAATCAGGAATTAGAAGCActgtgattaaaatatttttaaatggcatcAAGATTTTTGGTATCTGTGTTCCAAGGATGCTCCTGCTGACTGGATATATGTGGAAAAGAAGTCTGTGTGGTTATCTGTTGTCGCCACCTGtgcgtgcatgctgagttgctttagGCGTATCcgactgtgaccctgtggacggtagcctgccaggctccactgtccatgggattctccaggcaagaatactgcagtggattggcataccctcctcaggggatcatcctgacccagggttggAACCTGTATCTCtagcgtcccctgcactggcaccatctgggaagcccttgtcacCTATTACCCCCATACTGCTAATATTAATATTAGTCTACTTCTTTGATTTGATTCTTTAATGTACTTAAGATTCTTGAGgttagaaatcttttaaaaatataaacagtcaGTCTATTATACCAAGAAATCATTTCCCAGACAGAAGTAAAAATTATGGATCAGTTACCAAATCTACTTCCTCCCAATTTGAGCTCATACTCAGAGTGATCATAGAAGAAACATCATTTTATCTTCCCACTAATTCTCCATCACCTGGTCcatggaaacaagaaaaaaaactccCTTTCAGTTCTCAGGATGAAAAGAGAATCCAAATTCAATTAAAACTCTTCATTTTactcatattatatacatatgtgaaaggcaaaaaaaaaaaaaaaaaaaaaactgatctaCACTTTATCTTGGGTAATAAGCTAAACATAGAATGCTTATGAAGGAAGGTAACAGTCAAATGCCACCACCTATCTGTTTTTTCCCACAGATGAAACTTTTCTTTTATAAAGTCCCaaatcatttcatatttttcaggTACTACAGTATTCTAAATGGCTCACAGCTGTCGTGTGACTATCTGCTCCTCCATTCTTATAAACGTGTGACTATCTGCTCCTCCATTCTTATAACTATCTAGTTAATTAATCCCACTTGGCTATATACACAAATACTCCAGAAGAATGAAAACTGCTTTTTGGTGAAGACAGAAAGTGACATTCTAGCACTGCTATGTGATGAAAGCAATCTGGAAGGGAAGGGGGGAAAACAGGAGAGAAGCCATGAGAATCAGAGGGAAGATCAGTGGCGGGTATGAAGCCCCGGAGTCCAGTTCTTTGCCTACACTTCCCATCAGGACTCAGAAAGAGATCACATCCATGTTTTTGGGCCtcagaaataaatacatgaagtaaataataaatggCCTTGAAATCAGATTTTAATTGTTTCTCCAACACAAATATTTGGAGGATTTTGGTGAGTCTTCGAGCtaacaagtatttattttcttgtaaatGGAATTCCTGTTTACAAGGTAATGGTCAACTACCAAGTTGAATACTAATATATAtctatgaagagaaaaaaatgtaattctaCATATCACCACTACtgcaaaccttaaaaaaattttctttgagGCATTCAGGCgaagaaataatttgaaatattatatGGTAATAATGATACTCTAATAGACAAAGATAGTCACCACCACAAAGCTCTTCAAATTCTTTGATCCTTTTGCTCCAGGAAGGCTGTCAGAGAACACGGAAGATGGTCCTTAGCCATTCAAATTATCTcagtttgtgtttattttgtacaCACAATCCCAGGACATGCTGGGCAAAATTACATCTGTATTAGATGAACCACAATTCTTGCCAATTCTCTTATGATCAACTCATCCAGGACTTTCCcaatatgtttttaaagaacatgcctgcaatgtaggaaacgcaggtcagaaagatcccttggagtaaggca
Proteins encoded in this window:
- the BASP1 gene encoding brain acid soluble protein 1; its protein translation is MGGKLSKKKKGYNVNDEKAKDKDKKAEGAGTEEEGTPKENEAQAAAETPEVKEGKEEKPEKDAQDTTKPEDKEGEKDAEAAKEDAPKAEPEPTEGAEGKPEPPKDAEQEPAAASGPSTGGDAPKASEAEAAEPAAPTKDDKSKEGGDATKTEAPAAPAAQETKSDGAPASDSKPSSTEAAPSSKETPAATEAPSSTPKAQAPAAPADEVKPAETPAANSDQTVAVKE